A genomic window from Halorubrum trapanicum includes:
- the rqcH gene encoding ribosome rescue protein RqcH, with amino-acid sequence MDQKRELSSIDLAALVTELNRYEGAKVDKAYLYDDDLLRLKLRDFDRGRVELMIEVGDIKRAHAADPDHVADAPGRPPNFAKMLRNRMSGADFAGVEQYEFDRILTFEFEREDQNTTLVAELFGQGNVAALDETGEVIGALSTVRLKSRTVAPGSQYEYPASRLNPLDVSRGAFDRHMRESDSDVVRTLATQLNLGGLYAEEVCTRAGVPKETPIEEATDDQLGALHDALARIDERLRSGDVDPRVYEESVDGEEDGESSDEEPRVVDVTPFPLAEHEGLPSVGFDSFNAAVDEYFYRLGSEETDEGEAPADAGASRPDFEEEIAKQERIIEQQKGAIEGFEEQAQAERERAELLYAHYDLVDEVLSTVREARANEVPWDEIAETLDAGAERGIPAAEAVVDVDGGEGTVTVELEEEGDDGGTVTVELNASEGVEVNADRLYREAKRVEEKKAGAQEAIESTREELEAVKERKAEWEEQQAADDGGEGDADGADGEGDDEEYETDWLSRSSIPIRSPDDWFERFRWFHTSTGYLVIGGRNADQNEELVKKYMSKHDRFFHTQAHGGPVTLLKAAGPSESADPVDFSEETLREAAQFAVSYSSDWKDGRGAGDAYMVEPDQVSKTPESGEYIEKGSFVIRGDRTYFEDVPCRIAVGVQCEPVTRAIGGPPSAIVDRAAAHVTFEPGMYAQNDAAMMAYRNLKERFTDQSFVRKVASADLLQEFLPPGGSDIVD; translated from the coding sequence ATGGACCAGAAGCGGGAGCTGTCGAGCATCGACCTCGCCGCGCTCGTCACCGAACTCAATCGGTACGAGGGCGCGAAGGTCGACAAGGCGTACCTCTACGACGACGACCTGCTCCGGCTGAAGCTTCGCGACTTCGACCGCGGCCGCGTCGAGCTCATGATCGAGGTCGGGGACATCAAACGGGCCCACGCCGCCGACCCGGACCACGTCGCGGACGCGCCGGGACGCCCGCCGAACTTCGCGAAGATGCTGCGGAACCGCATGTCGGGCGCGGACTTCGCGGGCGTCGAGCAGTACGAGTTCGACCGCATCCTCACCTTCGAGTTCGAGCGCGAGGACCAGAACACCACGCTCGTCGCCGAGCTGTTCGGCCAGGGGAACGTCGCCGCGCTCGACGAGACGGGCGAGGTGATCGGGGCGCTGTCGACGGTGCGGCTCAAGTCCCGCACGGTCGCCCCCGGCTCGCAGTACGAGTACCCGGCCTCGCGGCTGAACCCGCTCGACGTGAGCCGCGGCGCGTTCGACCGCCACATGCGCGAGTCGGACAGCGACGTCGTCCGGACGCTCGCCACCCAGCTCAACCTCGGCGGCCTGTACGCCGAGGAGGTGTGTACCCGGGCCGGCGTGCCGAAGGAGACGCCGATCGAGGAGGCGACCGACGACCAGCTCGGCGCGCTCCACGACGCGCTCGCCCGGATCGACGAGCGGCTCCGCTCGGGCGACGTCGACCCCCGCGTGTACGAGGAGTCCGTCGACGGCGAGGAGGACGGAGAGTCGAGCGACGAGGAGCCCCGCGTCGTCGACGTGACGCCCTTCCCGCTCGCGGAGCACGAGGGCCTGCCGAGCGTCGGCTTCGACTCCTTCAACGCCGCCGTCGACGAGTACTTCTACCGGCTCGGCAGCGAGGAGACCGACGAGGGCGAGGCCCCGGCGGACGCGGGCGCGTCCCGCCCGGACTTCGAAGAGGAGATCGCCAAACAGGAGCGGATCATCGAACAGCAGAAGGGAGCGATCGAGGGGTTCGAGGAGCAGGCGCAGGCGGAACGGGAGCGCGCCGAGCTGCTGTACGCGCACTACGACCTCGTCGACGAGGTGCTTTCGACGGTGCGGGAGGCCCGCGCAAACGAGGTGCCGTGGGACGAGATCGCGGAGACGCTCGACGCCGGCGCCGAGCGCGGCATCCCGGCCGCGGAGGCCGTCGTCGACGTCGACGGCGGAGAGGGAACGGTGACGGTCGAACTCGAAGAGGAAGGGGACGACGGGGGGACGGTGACGGTCGAACTCAACGCGAGCGAGGGCGTGGAGGTCAACGCCGACCGCCTCTACCGGGAGGCGAAGCGCGTCGAGGAGAAGAAGGCGGGCGCGCAGGAGGCGATCGAGTCGACCCGCGAGGAGCTGGAGGCCGTCAAGGAGCGGAAGGCGGAGTGGGAGGAGCAGCAGGCGGCCGACGACGGTGGCGAGGGCGACGCCGACGGTGCGGACGGCGAGGGCGACGACGAGGAGTACGAGACCGACTGGCTCTCGCGCTCCTCGATCCCGATCCGGAGCCCGGACGACTGGTTCGAGCGGTTCCGCTGGTTCCACACGTCGACGGGCTACCTCGTCATCGGCGGGCGCAACGCCGACCAGAACGAGGAGCTGGTGAAAAAATACATGAGCAAACACGACCGGTTCTTCCACACGCAGGCCCACGGCGGGCCGGTGACCCTGCTGAAGGCCGCCGGGCCCTCCGAGTCGGCGGACCCCGTCGACTTCTCCGAGGAGACGCTGCGGGAGGCCGCGCAGTTCGCCGTTTCCTACTCCTCGGACTGGAAGGACGGCCGCGGCGCGGGCGACGCGTACATGGTCGAACCCGATCAGGTGTCGAAGACGCCCGAGAGCGGCGAGTACATCGAGAAGGGGAGTTTCGTGATCCGCGGCGACCGGACGTACTTCGAGGACGTGCCCTGCCGGATCGCCGTCGGCGTCCAGTGCGAGCCGGTCACGCGAGCCATCGGCGGGCCGCCGTCGGCCATCGTCGACCGCGCGGCCGCGCACGTCACCTTCGAACCGGGGATGTACGCGCAGAACGACGCCGCGATGATGGCCTACCGGAACCTCAAAGAGCGGTTCACCGACCAGTCGTTCGTCCGCAAGGTCGCCAGCGCGGACCTGCTCCAGGAGTTCCTCCCGCCGGGCGGGTCGGACATCGTGGATTGA
- a CDS encoding DUF420 domain-containing protein: MSDWARENVSVLTAVASVVALALVFSAVGGAIPSSLLPRASDAVLAAIPHFNAAVSLTAIATITLGWREISRGNVKRHRNFMVTSFALFAAFLGAYLYRLIHVGTTEFPGPEAVYSYVYLPFLAIHILLAIVCVPFVFHALFLAATRPYEDLYRTRHAQVGMVGAVLWLISFTMGIGVYLLLYHVY, translated from the coding sequence ATGTCCGATTGGGCCCGCGAGAACGTCTCCGTCCTGACCGCCGTCGCCTCCGTCGTCGCGCTCGCGCTCGTCTTCAGCGCGGTGGGCGGCGCGATCCCGAGTTCGCTGCTGCCCCGCGCGAGCGACGCCGTCCTCGCCGCGATCCCGCACTTCAACGCCGCCGTCTCCCTCACCGCCATCGCGACGATCACCCTCGGCTGGCGTGAGATCTCTCGCGGGAACGTGAAGCGCCACCGCAACTTCATGGTGACCTCCTTCGCGCTGTTCGCCGCGTTCCTCGGCGCGTACCTCTACCGGCTGATCCACGTCGGGACCACCGAGTTCCCCGGCCCCGAGGCCGTCTACTCGTACGTCTACCTCCCCTTCTTAGCGATCCACATCCTGCTCGCGATCGTCTGCGTCCCCTTCGTCTTCCACGCGCTCTTCCTGGCCGCGACCCGGCCGTACGAGGACCTCTATCGGACGCGACACGCGCAGGTCGGCATGGTCGGCGCCGTCCTCTGGCTGATCTCCTTCACGATGGGAATCGGCGTGTACCTGCTGCTGTACCACGTCTACTGA
- the purF gene encoding amidophosphoribosyltransferase codes for MNAGGDYGGDEPREKCGVVGVSLADREAARPLYYALYALQHRGQESAGIVTHDGFQQHSHVERGLVGDAFEEGDLASLSGGTGIGHVRYPTAGSLDKSCAQPFSVSFKSGSLGLSHNGNLVNADEVREELAAAGHAFTSDGDTEVIAHDLARNLLEEDLVRAVKHTMNRIHGSYSLAITHDDTVLGVRDPLGNRPLCLGKIDGGYVLASESAAIDTLDGELIRDVRPGELVVLDPDGTGYDTYQLVERDATAHCFFEHVYFARPDSVIDESLVYEVRRKLGRKLWEESGVESDVVMPVPDSGRAFASGYADAAGETTPDGEPRAADDGGVEFAEGLMKNRYVGRTFIMPTQDERERAVRLKLNPIRSTVEGKSVTIIDDSIVRGTTSTQLVELVREAGAEEVHLRIGAPPILAPCYFGIDMATREELIAADASTEEIRQEVGSDTLSYLSIDAVAEALGESRADLCLGCVTGEYPFDVEGEATDRDVDAPVSDPTPADD; via the coding sequence ATGAACGCCGGTGGGGACTACGGCGGCGACGAACCGCGGGAGAAGTGCGGCGTCGTCGGCGTCTCGCTCGCGGATCGGGAGGCCGCGCGACCGCTGTACTACGCGCTGTACGCGCTCCAACACCGCGGCCAGGAGTCGGCCGGGATCGTCACGCACGACGGATTCCAACAGCACAGCCACGTCGAGCGCGGCCTCGTCGGCGACGCGTTCGAAGAGGGGGACCTCGCGTCGCTGTCGGGCGGCACCGGCATCGGTCACGTGCGCTACCCGACCGCCGGCAGCCTCGACAAGAGCTGCGCGCAGCCGTTCTCCGTCTCTTTCAAATCCGGCTCGCTCGGGCTGTCGCACAACGGCAACCTCGTCAACGCCGACGAGGTGCGCGAGGAGCTGGCCGCGGCGGGCCACGCCTTCACCTCCGACGGCGACACCGAGGTGATCGCCCACGACCTCGCGCGCAACCTCCTCGAAGAGGACCTCGTGCGGGCGGTCAAACACACGATGAACCGCATCCACGGCTCCTACTCGCTGGCGATCACCCACGACGACACCGTCCTCGGCGTCCGCGACCCGCTCGGCAACCGCCCGCTGTGTCTCGGGAAGATCGACGGCGGCTACGTCCTCGCCAGCGAGTCCGCCGCCATCGACACGCTCGACGGCGAGCTGATCCGCGACGTGCGACCCGGCGAACTCGTCGTCTTGGATCCCGACGGCACCGGCTACGACACGTATCAGCTGGTCGAGCGCGACGCGACCGCCCACTGCTTCTTCGAGCACGTCTACTTCGCCCGCCCCGACTCCGTCATCGACGAGAGCCTCGTGTACGAGGTGCGCCGGAAGCTGGGTCGGAAGCTCTGGGAGGAGTCCGGCGTCGAGTCCGACGTGGTGATGCCGGTGCCGGACTCCGGCCGCGCGTTCGCCTCCGGCTACGCGGACGCCGCGGGCGAGACCACTCCCGATGGCGAGCCGCGGGCCGCCGACGACGGCGGGGTGGAGTTCGCCGAGGGGCTGATGAAGAACCGCTACGTGGGCCGGACGTTCATCATGCCCACGCAGGACGAGCGGGAGCGCGCGGTCCGGCTGAAGCTGAACCCGATCCGCTCGACGGTGGAGGGGAAGTCGGTCACGATCATCGACGACTCCATCGTCCGCGGAACGACCTCGACGCAGCTCGTCGAGCTCGTCCGCGAGGCGGGCGCCGAGGAGGTCCACCTCCGGATCGGCGCGCCGCCGATCCTCGCGCCCTGCTACTTCGGCATCGACATGGCGACGCGCGAGGAGCTGATCGCCGCCGACGCCTCGACCGAGGAGATCCGGCAGGAGGTGGGCTCGGACACGCTTTCGTACCTCTCCATCGACGCGGTCGCGGAGGCGCTCGGCGAGAGCCGCGCGGACCTCTGTCTCGGCTGCGTCACCGGCGAGTACCCCTTCGACGTGGAGGGCGAGGCGACCGACCGCGACGTCGACGCGCCGGTCTCGGATCCGACGCCGGCGGACGACTGA
- a CDS encoding DUF790 family protein, producing the protein MLRKDLLRVSRAGGGYRPQFTGREHRPLAARVLGTFESHVGERRGDLDDALADLEADAATRNGDFKLVRGLAALVERECEFETRAPVPPRRVRRAAFEAAEAVGVASEAERETAVERAADALGIESDAVDASLYADRDVERVLVDADVRWDPDALLEQYDLSLAQTALFDATEVRVRSNDPKRLVSAVKRLRLMYEVEKTPEGRELVVTGPDRLFSRTRRYGTAFARLLRTVAESAEWSLEAAIDDRGRERTMRLSDGDVTVPDVEPVAEPDFDSGVEADFAGRVRGLDLDWTLVREPEPLETGASVMIPDFAFDYDHADFRLFFEVMGFWTPEYVEKKLGQLADVEDVDLLVAVDESLGVGEEIAARDHRVVTYSGTVRVKDVVDVLREYEAEFVAEAAADLPDSLSPDADAIGLDDLAAERGVGVEAIEGVSFPDHERIGRTLVRPAVLEALAEEIEPGMALSEAEAVLDEYGLDDASAALSRLGYRVEWEGLGGGTVREKSE; encoded by the coding sequence GTGCTACGCAAGGACCTCCTGCGCGTCTCCCGGGCGGGCGGCGGCTACCGCCCGCAGTTCACCGGCCGGGAACACCGCCCGCTCGCGGCCCGCGTCCTCGGGACGTTCGAGTCGCACGTCGGCGAGCGGCGCGGCGACCTCGACGACGCGCTGGCGGACTTGGAGGCCGACGCCGCCACCCGGAACGGCGACTTCAAACTCGTCCGGGGGCTCGCGGCGCTCGTCGAGCGCGAGTGCGAGTTCGAGACGCGGGCCCCGGTCCCGCCGCGTCGCGTCCGGCGGGCCGCGTTCGAGGCCGCGGAGGCGGTCGGCGTCGCCAGCGAGGCGGAGCGGGAGACCGCGGTGGAGCGCGCGGCCGACGCGCTCGGGATCGAGTCCGATGCGGTGGACGCCTCGCTGTACGCCGACCGCGACGTCGAGCGGGTCCTCGTCGACGCCGACGTGCGCTGGGACCCCGACGCCCTGCTGGAGCAGTACGACCTCTCCCTGGCCCAGACCGCGCTCTTCGACGCCACCGAGGTCCGGGTGCGGTCGAACGACCCGAAGCGGCTCGTCTCGGCCGTCAAGCGCCTGCGCTTGATGTACGAGGTCGAGAAGACTCCGGAGGGCCGCGAACTCGTCGTCACCGGCCCGGACCGGCTGTTCTCGCGCACGCGACGCTACGGGACCGCCTTCGCGCGGCTGCTCCGGACGGTCGCGGAGTCGGCGGAGTGGTCGCTGGAGGCGGCGATCGACGACCGCGGCCGCGAGCGCACGATGCGCCTCTCGGACGGCGACGTGACCGTGCCGGACGTCGAGCCCGTCGCGGAGCCCGACTTCGACAGCGGGGTCGAGGCCGACTTCGCCGGGCGCGTCCGCGGGCTCGACCTCGACTGGACTCTGGTGCGCGAACCCGAGCCGCTCGAAACCGGGGCGAGCGTGATGATCCCGGACTTCGCGTTCGACTACGACCACGCGGACTTCAGGCTCTTCTTCGAGGTGATGGGCTTCTGGACCCCCGAGTACGTCGAAAAGAAGCTCGGACAGCTCGCGGACGTGGAGGACGTGGACCTCCTCGTGGCCGTCGACGAGAGCCTCGGCGTCGGCGAGGAGATCGCGGCCCGCGACCACCGCGTCGTCACCTACTCCGGAACGGTCCGGGTGAAGGACGTGGTCGACGTGCTCCGCGAGTACGAGGCCGAGTTCGTCGCCGAGGCGGCCGCCGACCTCCCCGACTCCCTCTCGCCCGACGCCGACGCGATCGGACTCGACGACCTCGCCGCCGAGCGAGGAGTCGGCGTCGAGGCGATCGAGGGGGTGTCGTTCCCCGACCACGAGCGCATCGGGCGGACGCTCGTGCGACCCGCGGTGTTGGAGGCGCTCGCCGAGGAAATCGAGCCCGGGATGGCGCTCTCGGAGGCCGAGGCGGTCCTCGACGAGTACGGGCTCGACGACGCGAGCGCCGCGCTCTCGCGGCTCGGGTACCGCGTCGAGTGGGAGGGGCTCGGCGGGGGAACGGTTCGGGAGAAGTCCGAGTAG
- a CDS encoding tRNA uridine(34) 5-carboxymethylaminomethyl modification radical SAM/GNAT enzyme Elp3, which yields MSTDAASDGDAGSESDDAAGDGTADPADSEAFVRTCEHLVERILDGEIERDDLERAKLDACSEFGSPKVPKNTEILDHAPSEARDDVIEVVQRKPVRTASGVSPVAIMTSPELCPHGKCLYCPGGPASEFSSAQSYTGHEPAAARGEQNDYDPYGQVTLRLEQLRKIGHPVDKVELILMGGTMTARSHDYQEWFVKRALQAMNDYDLDKEPEPAEGESFAPDPEATEFEYLEDVIAENETNEIRNIGTTFETKPDWCDPEQIDRMLDLGGTKVEVGVQTTYERINREMHRGHGNEASRNANRRLRDAAFKVGFHMMPGQPGMTREMCLEDFRQLFDNPDWRPDYLKIYPTLVVEGTRVYDRWRRDDFDPLTSEEAADLVADVMDLIPKYTRLQRVQRDIPADFIDAGVQKSNLRQLAAQRAEEKGIVQRDVRAREVGHNDADPDPDDVELDVLTYEAGGGTEHFISFEDPVRDLLVGFCRLRFPSFAPDQPGAPGTEGDPIRPELEDAALVRELHVYGNEVGIGGDGDWQHQGYGTKLLERAEELSREAGYDKVAVISGIGAREYYRNKLGYRQDGPYVSKRL from the coding sequence ATGAGCACCGACGCGGCGAGTGACGGGGACGCCGGTAGCGAGTCCGACGATGCCGCCGGAGATGGCACCGCCGACCCCGCCGACTCCGAGGCGTTCGTCCGCACCTGCGAGCACCTCGTCGAGCGCATCCTCGACGGCGAGATCGAGCGCGACGACCTCGAACGCGCCAAGCTCGACGCCTGCTCGGAGTTCGGCTCCCCGAAGGTGCCGAAGAACACCGAGATCCTGGATCACGCCCCGTCCGAGGCGCGCGACGACGTGATCGAGGTGGTCCAGCGCAAGCCGGTCCGGACCGCCTCCGGCGTCTCCCCCGTCGCGATCATGACCTCGCCGGAGCTGTGCCCGCACGGAAAGTGCCTCTACTGTCCCGGCGGGCCGGCCTCGGAGTTCTCCTCGGCGCAGTCGTACACGGGCCACGAGCCCGCCGCCGCGCGCGGCGAGCAGAACGACTACGACCCGTACGGGCAGGTCACGCTCCGGCTCGAACAGCTCCGGAAGATCGGCCACCCGGTCGACAAGGTGGAGCTGATCCTGATGGGCGGGACGATGACCGCGCGCTCGCACGACTACCAGGAGTGGTTCGTCAAGCGCGCGCTCCAGGCGATGAACGACTACGACCTCGACAAGGAGCCCGAGCCGGCCGAGGGCGAGTCGTTCGCGCCGGACCCCGAGGCGACCGAGTTCGAGTACCTCGAAGACGTGATCGCCGAGAACGAGACGAACGAGATCCGCAACATCGGCACCACCTTCGAGACGAAGCCGGACTGGTGCGACCCCGAGCAGATCGACCGCATGCTCGACCTCGGCGGCACGAAGGTCGAGGTCGGCGTCCAGACCACCTACGAGCGGATCAACCGCGAGATGCACCGCGGCCACGGCAACGAGGCCTCCCGGAACGCCAACCGCCGCCTGCGCGACGCCGCGTTCAAGGTCGGCTTCCACATGATGCCCGGGCAGCCGGGCATGACCCGGGAGATGTGCTTAGAGGACTTCCGGCAGCTGTTCGACAACCCCGACTGGCGGCCCGACTACCTGAAGATCTACCCGACTCTCGTCGTCGAGGGGACTCGCGTGTACGACCGCTGGCGCCGCGACGACTTCGACCCGCTCACGAGCGAGGAGGCGGCCGACCTCGTCGCCGACGTGATGGACCTGATCCCGAAGTACACGCGGCTCCAGCGCGTCCAGCGCGACATCCCTGCGGACTTCATCGACGCGGGCGTCCAGAAGTCGAACCTCCGACAGCTCGCCGCCCAGCGCGCCGAGGAGAAGGGGATCGTCCAGCGGGACGTCCGCGCCCGCGAGGTCGGCCACAACGACGCCGACCCGGACCCCGACGACGTCGAACTCGACGTGCTCACCTACGAGGCCGGCGGCGGCACGGAGCACTTCATCTCCTTCGAGGACCCAGTCCGGGACCTGCTCGTCGGGTTCTGTCGCCTGCGGTTCCCCTCGTTTGCCCCCGACCAGCCCGGCGCGCCGGGCACCGAGGGCGACCCGATCCGCCCGGAACTCGAAGACGCCGCGCTGGTCCGCGAGCTCCACGTCTACGGCAACGAGGTCGGCATCGGCGGCGACGGCGACTGGCAGCACCAGGGGTACGGCACGAAGCTCCTCGAACGCGCCGAGGAGCTCTCCCGCGAGGCGGGCTACGACAAAGTCGCGGTCATCTCGGGCATCGGCGCCCGCGAGTACTACCGCAACAAGCTCGGCTACCGGCAGGACGGGCCGTACGTGTCGAAGCGGCTGTGA
- a CDS encoding halocyanin domain-containing protein, translating to MTRNADAAEDDAASMSRRGFFRAGAAGAAVAAGVAAGSGTAAAQYDGWLDDVSNYDGTHDYRGQDEVTVQVGAGENGLRFGPAAILIDPGATVVWEWTGQGGGHNVVAQDGTFDSGSAVAEAGTTFEYTFEDASEGDVFRYACEPHRSIGMKGAVAVGAVDDDLVDPQAEGGDGGDGGSGDAAGYGDWFENVGNYEGTRDLRGQDEVTVSVGAGENGLRFDPPAILVDQGTTVVWEWTGEGGGHNVVAEDGTFDSGSAVAEAGTTFEYTFEDASEGDVFRYACEPHRSIGMKGAVAVGAVDDDLIGGEGGSGGSGGDGGSGGGSGLSASDIGTLALGFGFAGALLVPLFYAAHRKAERNA from the coding sequence ATGACACGGAACGCCGACGCCGCCGAAGACGACGCCGCGTCGATGAGCCGCCGCGGGTTCTTCCGCGCCGGGGCCGCCGGGGCGGCGGTCGCCGCGGGCGTCGCGGCCGGAAGCGGGACCGCCGCCGCGCAGTACGACGGCTGGCTGGACGACGTGAGCAACTACGACGGCACCCACGACTACCGCGGACAGGACGAGGTCACCGTTCAGGTCGGCGCGGGCGAGAACGGGCTCCGGTTCGGCCCGGCCGCGATCCTCATCGACCCGGGCGCGACGGTCGTCTGGGAGTGGACCGGCCAGGGCGGCGGCCACAACGTCGTCGCGCAAGACGGCACCTTCGACAGCGGGTCAGCGGTCGCGGAGGCGGGGACCACCTTCGAGTACACCTTCGAGGACGCGAGCGAGGGCGACGTGTTCCGGTACGCCTGCGAACCCCACCGGTCGATCGGCATGAAGGGCGCCGTCGCGGTCGGCGCCGTCGACGACGACCTCGTCGACCCGCAGGCGGAGGGCGGCGACGGGGGCGACGGCGGCTCCGGCGACGCGGCCGGATACGGCGACTGGTTCGAGAACGTCGGCAACTACGAGGGGACGCGAGACCTTCGCGGGCAAGACGAGGTCACCGTCTCCGTCGGCGCGGGCGAGAACGGGCTTCGGTTCGACCCGCCCGCGATCCTGGTCGATCAGGGGACGACGGTCGTCTGGGAGTGGACCGGCGAGGGTGGCGGCCACAACGTCGTCGCGGAGGACGGCACCTTCGACAGCGGGTCCGCGGTCGCGGAGGCGGGGACCACCTTCGAGTACACCTTCGAGGACGCGAGCGAGGGCGACGTGTTCCGGTACGCCTGCGAACCCCACCGGTCGATCGGCATGAAGGGCGCCGTCGCGGTCGGCGCCGTCGACGACGACCTCATCGGCGGCGAGGGAGGGTCCGGGGGCTCCGGCGGCGACGGGGGCTCCGGCGGCGGCAGCGGGCTCTCCGCGAGCGACATCGGGACGCTGGCGCTCGGCTTCGGCTTCGCCGGCGCGCTGCTCGTCCCGCTGTTCTACGCGGCACACCGGAAGGCCGAGCGGAACGCGTAG
- a CDS encoding DUF5820 family protein, which translates to MAFESLPEGWRLWNEEPSGRAILVYRPDVFGGGDLPDECLPTIYLTNGARNARPGSGQYATDEWHVVCFLEPEIEAVSETYESREAGAAGAVDVAERFVAGEIDYRAAYQVPREEYFARLDEFVGGEESA; encoded by the coding sequence ATGGCCTTCGAATCGCTGCCGGAGGGGTGGCGGCTGTGGAACGAGGAGCCCAGCGGGCGGGCGATCCTCGTCTACCGCCCCGACGTCTTCGGGGGCGGCGACCTCCCCGACGAGTGTCTCCCGACCATCTACCTGACGAACGGCGCCCGGAACGCGCGCCCCGGCTCGGGCCAGTACGCGACCGACGAGTGGCACGTCGTCTGCTTCTTGGAGCCCGAGATCGAGGCGGTCTCGGAGACGTACGAGAGCCGCGAGGCGGGCGCGGCCGGCGCGGTCGACGTCGCGGAGCGGTTCGTCGCCGGCGAGATCGATTATCGGGCGGCGTATCAGGTGCCCCGAGAGGAGTACTTCGCGCGCCTCGACGAGTTCGTCGGCGGCGAGGAGTCCGCGTGA